A genomic region of Camelus ferus isolate YT-003-E chromosome 11, BCGSAC_Cfer_1.0, whole genome shotgun sequence contains the following coding sequences:
- the LOC102510211 gene encoding 60S ribosomal protein L28-like, whose amino-acid sequence MSAHLQRTVVQNCSSFLIKRRKQAYSPEPNNLKARNSFRYEGLIHRKTVGVEPAADGKGVLVVMKQRSRQPKPATFCVRTTTNKNARATLSSIRHMIRMDLRVAAIRRARAILHSQKPVMVKRKQTRPTKSS is encoded by the coding sequence ATGTCTGCGCATCTGCAACGGACAGTCGTGCAGAACTGCTCCAGCTTCTTAATCAAGAGGCGCAAGCAGGCGTACAGCCCCGAACCCAATAACCTGAAGGCCCGCAACTCCTTCCGCTACGAGGGACTGATCCACCGCAAGACGGTGGGCGTGGAGCCAGCAGCCGACGGCAAAGGTGTCTTGGTGGTGATGAAGCAGAGGTCCCGCCAGCCCAAGCCAGCCACTTTCTGTGTGCggaccaccaccaacaaaaatgCTCGGGCCACCCTCAGCAGCATCCGTCACATGATCCGCATGGATCTGCGCGTGGCTGCCATCCGCAGAGCCAGAGCCATCCTGCACAGCCAGAAGCCGGTGATGGTGAAGAGGAAGCAGACCCGCCCCACCAAAAGCTCCTGA